A stretch of the Vigna radiata var. radiata cultivar VC1973A chromosome 7, Vradiata_ver6, whole genome shotgun sequence genome encodes the following:
- the LOC106767625 gene encoding uncharacterized protein LOC106767625 — MADWSGFLNKSSGFGGGSARNEDFDEEDVWGLCPEMKVSKDSSDSSSAWCMPTSPRKIPRTNSVKLNSLESHSNVVQRSSAPMDIPDWSKIYGKKGVEEEGANKKFDFDYGNHYLDDYEDDDMIPPHQWISRKLARSQISSFSVCEGIGRTLKGRDLSKVRNAILTKTGFIE, encoded by the coding sequence ATGGCAGATTGGAGTGGTTTTCTGAACAAAAGCAGCGGTTTTGGTGGGGGATCAGCGAGGAATGAAGATTTTGACGAAGAAGATGTGTGGGGTTTGTGCCCAGAAATGAAGGTATCCAAGGACTCCTCCGATTCTTCTTCTGCATGGTGCATGCCAACCTCTCCAAGAAAGATTCCAAGGACTAATAGTGTCAAACTAAACTCCTTGGAATCTCATTCAAATGTGGTTCAAAGATCCTCAGCACCAATGGACATTCCtgattggtctaaaatttaTGGGAAAAAGGGCGTTGAGGAGGAGGGTGCAaacaaaaaatttgattttgattatggGAATCACTATCTTGATGATTATGAAGATGATGATATGATTCCTCCTCATCAATGGATTTCTAGGAAACTTGCAAGGAGCCAGATTTCCTCTTTCTCTGTGTGTGAAGGGATAGGGAGGACACTGAAAGGAAGAGATCTCAGCAAAGTGAGAAATGCTATTTTGACCAAAACAGGTTTCATTGAGTAG